The following DNA comes from Erigeron canadensis isolate Cc75 chromosome 3, C_canadensis_v1, whole genome shotgun sequence.
CCACCCGTATTGCCACCTTTAATTCCATACACGATTGGCATCAATTTATTGTATCTCCAAATTTTTCCTTCATAAATCATCTTCATTTTGCGGGTCATGTCTCATGATTAAGGGTGGGTTCATACTTATGCATGATTCTAACATACCTTAATAACCATCTCAAGCTTGGAAACAATGGATGGGTGGGAGCTAGTGGATCTGACACTTGCTAAATCTTGTTCAGAAGCTGAAGTCAATATTAGGTTCATAAATGTCGGTTTATAATGTGTTCAAGAAGATGCAGCTGCAAGGCCTTCCATGGCTTCTATTCCCAAAACACTCAGATTAAAACTCTATTGCTTTACCCGAATGTAAAAAAACGCCCTATTTTCTCTCAATAGGGCTTTTGTTAGACATCCCAGGTGAGATAGATAAGTCAATTCAGACCAGTTAGTTCTTAAGGTGAATCACCCACTAGAAAATATGCCATTTTGTGGATCGTGTATGTATGTAGATTCTCCCCTAAATAGCCATGCTATACTAACGGTCAAACATAGATAACTGCTTTCCTTTTTgatgttttatcttttacttCTTCTGAATTGGTTCAGCTGTCATTAGGGACTTGACATACAAGTACACAATGACACAAAGAGTATATTCCCTAATATATATCAGATTAACAAAGTAAGACGAAACACATTACGGGCAAACAGGTTCACATTTAATGATCATTTTCCTTTCCTTATCAACATGCATCGTGACTGATGTGAAtgataatgtttttaaaaataatcatttAAAGCCATGCTGATAACTGAATATGTACGTTCTATTAAAATCAGTTTGAATGACATGTGATAAAGTTATGGCGAAATTAAGGTGTGTCAAACAATAAACTTATGCTTAAATTCGGAATATGGTAAAGTAGCTCCCGGGTGGGGAACGACCCCTTTGATGGGTGTCGCAATGGCTTTATTTGCGGTAATTTTATCTATTATTTTGGAGATTTATAATTCTTCCGTTTTATTGGATGGAATTTGCGATATTGGAATATATAAGAAGACACTGTACATCCGTAAACCACACTTACTGATAAATATATTCAGCTATATGAAATATAAGTCGTCACACTTAGCAATATCTTCTTCTACAAATTCTCGTAAAGATTTTGATTTACTTTATAATTGGTTAGTATCCGTACTTGAAGTGTACTCAAATAAGGGCATTTCAGGATTTGTACTTGTGTGCATGAAAAAGGCAGGCTCCGAAGGAACAGGGAGGGTTAGAGAGAAGCTACTGAGCATAAGAATGACTGAAGCCATAGTTGGACGTTTATTAAGTTCCTCTTGAACACATAATAGACCAATGTGTATGCATCTGAGCATATCACGTAGAGAGCTGGTGCACAGTGTCGGATCAACTAAACTTGAAGCCTTTCCATCTCTCCAACTCTTCCATGCCTGGATACACACGAATTGTGAAATGGGAATCATAATAGATGTACACAAAACATAATGCCTATATATTGAAatgaaagaataagaaaaaaggATGTCATCACTTACATAGCTAAGAAGATCCTCTACCATTATTCCATTTTGAAAAGTATGGTTCTTCTGACCCGTTACAATTTCAAGAATCAATACACCAAAACTAAAAACATCTGACTTGACTGAAAATTGCCCATGCATTGCATACTCTGGCGCCATATATCCACTAATACAACAAAATACTTGTTAATCGGTATATTAATTACTAATAAATGTTCTAAGTTTCTAACTAAGTATATTGATTGCCAAAACTTGAGTTCCCTTATAGCTATAAGTCTATAACTACATGCCATAAACCGAATATAGACCATCATCCTCACAACATCTAGTAACTACACTTTAGCTTGAGCATTTATGACACTAGAGCCatatttgttgatatctttaaGCTGTTTAAAAAGCCTTTTAACTAGTAAATGGTTCACAAATGGTAAGATTCTAGTGTGAAAATAATGTCACGGACAACCAAAAATTCCAATCTTGTAACAAAACTTACTAGGTTCCAACAATTCGACTGGTGTTGGCTTGGGTTTCTTCGGTCGTGAACAACCTTGCCATACCAAAATCTGCAATTTTTGGATTCATTTGACCATCCAACAAAACGTTACTGGCTTTCAGATCTCGATGAATTATCTTTAATCGTGCATCCTCGTGTAGATACATAAGTCCCCTTGCAATACCCCCTATTATTTTGTATCTTCTTTCCCAATCAAGAGTCTTGCGTTTTGATGGATCTATAAATTTAGCATCAAATGTAAGAAAAACTATTAGAAAAATTAATTTGGCCAGATTTATTAAATTTTCAGTACTTTAACTTACCAAAGACAAAGTGATCTAAACTTGCATTCTGTACAAACTCATACATCAAAAGTCGTTCAGACCCTTTTAGGCTAAATCCTAGGAGTCGAACCAAATTTCGGTGTTGCAACCTTGAAAGTAACAAGACCTCGTTCTTAAATTCCTGCTCTCCTTGCCCCGAATCCCTCGACAACCTCTTCACTGCTATTTCTTGTCCGTTTTGTAACTTACCCTGAAAATTTTTAGTTCAaacaaaattactaaaaattcTAACACTTGTTTTTTTGTTGTGTGTCACGAATAGTAATTTCATATTGCTTACCTTATAAACTAGACCAAATCCACCTTGTCCAAGCTTATTGCTATCGGAGAAGTCATTTGTTGCTGCTCTAATGACAGCAAACTCATACTGCAATGATTCGGTCGTACTAATTTCGTCGATGTCACTGTCCTCGTGAACTAGGATTGTGGTCATAAGTATTAGAATGTAATTAAAATCCTAGACAATGCGGCACGCATCAAGAGAAAATAATATGcatgaaaatatgaaataagAAAGCACCTACCTAAATTTTGTGGtagctttctttttcttctcacAAAGATGCAAACAAAAACTACTGCCAGCATCACAACACTAACAGTTACAACAATGGCAATGACTACAATGGTTGTTCTTGTGTTACTATCATCACCTGAAAATCTCGAAAAATTATAGTGAAGCCATCATAGAAACAACAAAGAATGGATGAGAAAGAAAGGCGTCgctaaattatttttaatagttttttttcattttccctCCATCAGGAAAAATCCCGCCAAATCTTTTGGCGGCGACGACGTTGGATGTACGTACAGACACAAACACACCTGAGGGTGACACTGGCGGTGGTGGAGGAGATGATTCGTCTGGTGGTGGTGGCAATGGTGGCACAATAGACACCGTATTATCTAAGAACCTGTAAATTTCATATCTAAGATTGCAACTAGGATAATAAACTCGTACTCCACGTCTACCATCACAACAATCTGGAATGTACCTAATTGCACTACCCAAGCAATTATAACACTGAACCTCTGACAAATCGGGAGTACACTGCATATACCCATAAATTGTCGAAAACCCAGGGCCGTTCGTGGCGTTGGCAGCATACTTACGTAGAGATCCACCTCTAGCAGCTTCGTTTGTTAGTTGATCAAAAAGGCGGCGGAGCCCTTGGTTAAACTGATCCACGTTTGATGCATTATTACCGTTAGCCTTCCATCGTACACGACTCTCGTCTGAATTTCCCAAAATGGTGACGTTTGAGTAACGTAACATACAAGTAACGTACCAAACAATTGCACTCTTTTGATTAGGACAAATGTCTCTTAGTGTTGTAATAGCTTGATTAATGCAACTTCGACAATCATTTGGTTCAATGTCACCTCTACATAGGCCGATCGCATTGGCTTGATCGGGGGACTGGCCAGCAGACCGGTTGTAGAACCCGTACCTAATGCTGGTGTCGGATGTGAGGGATGACAAAGCATTGTTAAGGTTTCTATGGTATGTACCGTTTATAGTGAAATTTGCGATACTATCACAAGCTGATCTTATATCTTGACAGACTGAAATGGTGAGTTGATTTACGATGATAAGGAATAAAAGTATAATCAGTTTTTTGGTTAATGCTATTAACATTATGGTGCAGCTTCGTAAAATGAAATATGATAGGGCTTTGGATATATATATCCTTGAGATGAAATATCGAGGTCTCTTAATTTATGACAAAAGCTTGTAGTTGAATCTTTGACTTACCACAAATGAGTTGTTTTGGTCAATCGCGCGTGtactaaaattttattttatttcctgAAAggtattaaattattaattaccaAAATTGTAGAAAAAACACAAGAAAACAAAGACAAAGGTGCATCCCCGGTATGACGCTAGTTGACTAATTCGAAGCTTCCGATTATTTACAACTTAATTTCTAGATGAAAGGAACAATGAATTCAAAAGTCAACAGGGAAAAGTATTCTGACACGCCAAATATATGTCATTTTATGATTCTTATTTGAATCCCTGGTCAGTCGACTAACAACGTAACAACTTTGAATTAATTTTCAAGACTTAAATGTGAATATGTCATCGTCGAGTCTAATGCTCAATTGTGTTTCGCAATATAGTGTACTATATTTAGCTTAATTTTCTTTTAGCTCAaatcactcttttttttttttgttggtatgGAGATGATAAGATTTCGTAAATTGAGATTTTGTACGGGTATGTTAACTCATTGTtgtttgatttttgaacttgTGATAGGCCTAAACCGAAGGAGAGGTTACTCTAGCGTTTGTTGACCCAAATGCTTTgtctgtcggaggacatgaccaatgagagttTTTCTAGAGGACTAGATGTCTAGGTTTAGTTTAGTGGTTTTGTGAGAGTACTAAGATTAGTTAGTTAGGCGGCCTAAAATACTTTGCTCCTTAGGTTGTGTAGCATTCGTTATCTTTTTAGACCATCACGCCCCATAACTTCTTAGTCAATTcctttttatatgtatgtttgtcttgGTTATGTTGTTTCtacatttttatgttgtttaatatgtcCATTATGGTTGctattgtatatgtattgtcCAACTTGTGCTAAAGTATTGCTAGGTCACATGCTTGCTAATCTTCATACTCTCAAAGTAGTCGGGCTCGTCAGACAGATATATACTCTTATGATGTGGTGGCTGACAGGTATGATATCTGGTGgtcggaggtccttatggaagcgtGCAGTCTCTCTACATATTAAAATTTCCAAATACATTTGGAACAGTCTTTTGATAACCGTTACAAAAAATTGATTATTTGGAATGGTTGTAAAATCGTTCCAAAAAGCACTTTATGATTTGGAATGCCATTTATTGGAACGGACCAAAAAGCGTTACAAAAACGCAAAATAACGTTccaaaacaacttttttttgtaGTAGTGGTCCTAGTGGAGACATTTTTGgtatataatttctttttagACACggaaaattttctttatataggGTGTGTTTGTCTAAACTAGCTCTAGCTGTAAGTTGTAGCTTTTCATCAAAGctattagttataaaaaaaaaatttttttaagtgtttggtATAGTAGCTATAgcttcaactaaaaatataaaatgataaaaaagtACAAACGAAAAGTTGAGTTGTATTTCATGTCTGGCTAGCCTCTCTTTACAATGTTATAACCTAGTGATAATAAGAACATCTAACATGAAATTTCTATATGTCGATCGGCAAACTAATTGGGTGCTCCATATAACTAACTGATCCATTTTAGACATTTTACACAAAAGAAATAGAGGTTCTTTACCTCTTCGGTTTGGGAATAGATTACCTCAAGTTATTTCCCAAACTTAACTCAAGTTGGGAAGATTTTAacccttgattgaaaatcaagggtcaagattactCTAACATGACTAGCCATTTTAGAGTAACTTGAGGAAATCCTCTCCCTTTGGGAGATCCATGTATGAGCTAGGTCCAGCAAATGTAAGGACAAAACGCAATTACTCATTCACTTTTATACGAAGTATTATAAAGACAttcaataataacaaaaatcacATACTAAGATATACTATGTGGTTCTTTACTCATTATAGCATTAGCATATGCAGATTGGTAACACATATAATATGTAAATAACTAAACATAATTCTCATTATATATGGCAGATACATACAATAAGTAATAGTGACTTTATATATGGTAGATATCCAAAGGAGTTAAGATAGAGTTATTAAATAATGAATCAATAGGAGGTTGGAAAAAAAGAATTGTGATACGATTAAGATAGGGttatttgtgtaaatttaaaaaacaaaagctcCACCAATTTTTGAACGTTCATTTTGGTAGCGTTCAATTCAAAGCTTTTAGTTACAAGATAAAAGCTGAAGCTAATACCatccaaacaaaacttttaatatcacaagagcttttagtttaaaacaaaaagttaaagctcctaaaaagcttttaaaaaacttgtgccaaacataaccataatcttacaatccacacacacacactttctctctcctaCAGTAATACAGATTTCTCAATTTTCTTAACCTTCATTTTTAGCCCACATTCACCCTAAATCTCCtatcaaaatctttaaaaaaattaaaattatgtttAAACAAGTGTCTCAACCAAAAAGCTTCGGATTTGTTCAGCAACAGTTCCTATCAAACAAGATTTCGTGCCCAAACCCACCTCCGTTTGATCTTCAAtgctttaattttattattgaaaTGACAAAGCCAACGGTGGTAACTGAACCCACACTCTGGGAACAAACTCTAATGCACCTATCTCCATGCATGCCACGGGTGACTACATTTGCTCCTCCTTTCACTTTCGTTGCTACTCACCATCTTCTGTTTATGGGTGTAGTCTACTGCAAAGAACCTAGCCTAGCTGAAGAATTAGTAGGTATCAAATGGTACATGTAATCAGGGGGTTCCTATCCAATGTATATGCTCTTTCCTTTTAAATctcatatttttaataatttgcgTGTTTTTTTTCGAATGAACTAAATTGTTTTTtccttcttatatatatatatatatatatatatattagaggaCTCAAAGGATGTGGCTAAAAAATCTGAAGACTTCGTGGTGGCAAAAAGGAAGCTTTTAGTAAAACGTTTGGCAGGTGACTGAAAAACACCCAAATCGTGtttttacacatgtcaaatAGATTGGGTGGGTTATACGGTTAATCAGAAAATGAACACCCACCTCTTATTTAATTTCACGGTTGTATAGATAAGAATTTACGCAGTTTATTATAGTTCACCTTTTGAGTATGTAACTTTAAATACACTGATCGTATCAATGTATTTGTTTGAAGAGGCCAAGTTTATCCGAAATGAAGGAATTCCATCACCGGAGGAACACGATCATGACTACATCAATAAGTTTAAAGTGGTGATGATGAATGAAAATAGGTTCATTGCGTCCATAAAACTATCTCATAAGAAATTTCGCATATTTGTTTGCACAAACACTTTAGTCGTAATGGAAGATGGAAAGCTAGAAGTCCATCCTTCATATCtcattgttttttaataaaatgttctCTATATGGCTTTTTAATAGTAACCTAGATTCTTTTGTTGGTATGGAGATTATAAGATTTAGTAAATTGAGATTTTATACGGGTATGTTAACTCATTGTTGTTTGATTTTGGAAATTCATTTTTTCTATGAAATTGATTTCAGAAGACAGACGGAATAACAAAGCCTGTTTGGAATATTACATCCAATTCATATATAAGGAGGTcaacatatttaatttacaatATTAAAAACGGTCACCTTTCCGTTtagagctatatatatatatatatatatatcaagatttTGTATAGTTTAAGGGATTATTGTAGATCATGTGCTGGCTTACCGGCTAGTATTATTGTATAGTTTAAGATGTTCTTTGCAGTAGACTACACCCATAAATAGGAGATGGTGAGAATCAACGTAAGTGAAAAGAGGAGCAAATGTAGTCGCTCATGACATGCATGGAGATAGGTGCATTAGAGTTTGTTCCTAAAGTGTGGCTTCAGTTACCACCGTTGGCTTTGTCATTTCATTGAAAAATTTTAAGCATTGAAGATCAAACGGAGGTGGTTTTGGGCACGAAATCTTGTTTGATAAGAACTTTTGCTGAACAAATCTGAAGTTTTTGGTTGAGACACTTGTTTgaacataactttaattttttttattaagattttaaaatgagATTTTGGGTGAATAGGGACTAAAAATGAAGGTTAAGAAAATGGAGAAATCTGTACTATTGTAGGAgaagaaggggggggggggggggggggggttgtggATTGTAAGGttaattaactttaattttttttattaagattttaaaatgagATTTTGAGTGAATGGGGACTAAAAATGAAGGTTAAGAAAATGGAGAAATATGTACTATTGTATGAGAGGGGGGAGTGGTGTGTGGATTGTAAGgttatataaagaaaagtatTCGTGGctaaaaagaaattatatacCAAAAATGTGTCTCTTTTTACAATGTTGGACACAAATTcgtttgttttaaaatttttttcccAAACTATGCTtttgaattaaataaaagttccagtaaatatttttattttcttcttttctttcatcactCCTCTTCCTTAATTGTCTCGTCTATCTCTTTGCCTTTTTTCAATTTTacttcaaaaataaaacaacaaatataCTTCTGCAGAAGATTAATTAATCAGCTTGTAtgatattttaagttttaaatttaagtAAGTTTAACTATTATGATAATACGGAGTAtcctttattatatatttttcatcaaCTATATAACACTAATAAATCTACAgaatatacatgcatatatatatatatatataagtcattGATCATACCTGTAACGCTATAACATTCTATTATGAGTTACCCTCTTTTAGTCTTAAATGACATATATATAGCATTAGAGACCATGCGCCATTGTCATCGGCCTCAAATCGAGACAGTCTTTTGGATTAACTATGAAGTAAGTTGAagcatgtttttaaaaaaaatttgtcttATATTTTATCTCTAGCAAATCAAATGGATCAAAAATCATGTAAATTGTCTTCTTTGTTGTTTTATATTGCAGTGAATAGGAAGAATGTAGATGAGATGATTagtgaagaagaaaaataagaaagagaaaaatattttcaaaacttatttttaaatcaaaagCATAGTTTGGAGATAGTAATTTAAAACGGGGAAGAGTGAATATGTGGTTGTTCTATATCTAAGTTTAGATCGAGAACCCTCACAATCAAATATTTcaatatttgtttgtattttaaataaaaccatgggcccctatgatttttatgattaaaaaaacaaaatgtgaggTGTTCTCGATGTAAGCTTACGATAAGTCATTATTAACTGTGTGGATGTTAAAAAGAAGAATATCTTTGTATTATTTTCTCATTTTGTAAAATTATTGgataatatattttcttatagTGAGTGATAGAACATAAATAGATGCTAACAATAATTCTCGTTATTGAACTTATAAGACCTTCTATACCAATccgaaaaagaagaaaagaaaacgtTCTTTCCAATTCAGAACAAATGTTTTTCACTTAGTTTAATTTTGaagtgttttttagttttttaaagggtttattctataaaaaggtaacctatttacacgaaattcctattaaatgtaccctattttgttttcgtctatttaaaggatcctattttcaaaTAATTCCTAATAAATGGTATATCGTTAATTTTTGACAGACGGGGCtcgttaagtgtcacgtcaccgatgtcacgtcatcagttttgatgacgTGACACTTGACTTTAACCGACCTAATTTCGATATATATATGagtcggtcaaagtcaagtgccacgtcatcaaaactgatgacATGACATCGGTGACATGacacttaacgagctccgtctgtcaaaaactaacgatgtaCCCTTTATcatgaattttttgaaaataggatcctttaaatagacgaaaacaaaatatgttacctttaataggagtttcgtgtaaataggttacctttttatatatatatatatatatatattcgtctTTAATTATGATATTTATCTTAAGAAAGAGTTTGGATAACTATGGTAACTAAAtctaagaaagaaagaaaaaaatctaACCTTCTCCTTCAATAAACCTTCTCCTATATAAGGAGAAGGATTTCTCCACATTATAAATGGTCTATCCTCGGCcgaaaaaccctaaaatgcaCATTCTTGGCGTAAAAAGGCATTGCCCTACTTTTGGAAAATCGCCaacaaaccctaaacccttttCCTACTTTCCTCGAGAGAGTTTTCCTCATTTGTAGAGCACACGACGTGGTTTGCTGCACAAttatttggcgccatccgtgagACCACCATCTCACCCAAAATACCACCGTCATACCACGACATTGATTCACTAAGCCATGTTGAACGCTAGCCCGGAAACTCAACTTAGTGCAGGTGTCTCCCAAAAGAATGTTGGAACTTCAGGATCAACAGCCCAACAGGTGTCTTTGGAACTAATACGCATGTCTCCTTATTCAACGTATCAGTCTCCTTCATTCAACACACCAACTAATGAAATTACCAGGATCAATGGTCAATGTCAAATCAATTTGGATGGATTCTAGTAAAGTTATGAAATACGGAGTAAATCACAAATGTTATTTGGTAATGATACATATATACCCTTCAAGCATTGAATGATATCAAACATTCAGCCATAATAATGTCTAcataactaaaatatttttctacTACGAGTAACGTAATAAGTTATTGAATTTGCTATTATTTACATTTAATTAACTTGATATAGCATTCAATGTAATTTTATGTACCGAAGTAACActtgattaaatattaaaatatgaaacaGACGAACATAAAcacttatatttttaaaactccAATGATACGTTATAtctatctctctatataactaaaagatgatataaaaaaaattctatatagcacatttatttagataacatgtatgatttttgttcagttgtagttttttttaatattttggtaaattttcATGACATGTagattttttgttattaaaataaattttgtacttatctatttgtaactttttgAATGTATCTAatcttcttattttattttatatttaatatatatctatatataactaaaaaataatataataacacTTATAATTAATCTTTGAtcgaccatatatatatatatatatatattatatgatatatattatgcGGGCAGCCGAATATAATTTGATTCTTTTAAGATACAACACAATGCAAACATGTTTAACTTTTGATTATGTTAAACATTTTATATTGTACATTAACATTTTGAATAAGCGATATTAAAATTACAG
Coding sequences within:
- the LOC122592264 gene encoding cysteine-rich receptor-like protein kinase 29, whose translation is MLIALTKKLIILLFLIIVNQLTISVCQDIRSACDSIANFTINGTYHRNLNNALSSLTSDTSIRYGFYNRSAGQSPDQANAIGLCRGDIEPNDCRSCINQAITTLRDICPNQKSAIVWYVTCMLRYSNVTILGNSDESRVRWKANGNNASNVDQFNQGLRRLFDQLTNEAARGGSLRKYAANATNGPGFSTIYGYMQCTPDLSEVQCYNCLGSAIRYIPDCCDGRRGVRVYYPSCNLRYEIYRFLDNTVSIVPPLPPPPDESSPPPPPVSPSGDDSNTRTTIVVIAIVVTVSVVMLAVVFVCIFVRRKRKLPQNLVHEDSDIDEISTTESLQYEFAVIRAATNDFSDSNKLGQGGFGLVYKGKLQNGQEIAVKRLSRDSGQGEQEFKNEVLLLSRLQHRNLVRLLGFSLKGSERLLMYEFVQNASLDHFVFDPSKRKTLDWERRYKIIGGIARGLMYLHEDARLKIIHRDLKASNVLLDGQMNPKIADFGMARLFTTEETQANTSRIVGTYGYMAPEYAMHGQFSVKSDVFSFGVLILEIVTGQKNHTFQNGIMVEDLLSYAWKSWRDGKASSLVDPTLCTSSLRDMLRCIHIGLLCVQEELNKRPTMASVILMLSSFSLTLPVPSEPAFFMHTSTNPEMPLFEYTSSTDTNQL